In Terriglobus sp. TAA 43, a single window of DNA contains:
- the hsdR gene encoding EcoAI/FtnUII family type I restriction enzme subunit R: protein MNKKELTEADIRTKFITPALIEHAKWNLMTQLREEVYFTKGRVIVHGKTVSRGEAKKVDYLLYYKPNVPIAVIEAKDNNHALGDGMQQALEYAETLDVPFAFSSNGDGFLEHDRTATGGVIERELSINSFPTPDELWARYAAARGYTPAQAAIASQDYYDDGSGKSPRYYQLTAINRTIDAIALGQHRILLVMATGTGKTYTAFQIIWRLWKSGAKKRILFLVDRNILADQTKTNDFKPFGQAMTKITNRTVDKAFEIYLSLYQAVTGTEDEQNIYKQFSPDFFDLIVVDECHRGSAADDAAWRKVLEYFSTATQIGLTATPKETETVSNIEYFGDPIYTYSLRQGISDGFLAPYKVVRIGTDKDLDGWRPERGQTDKYGLEIEDREYNDLDFDRNLILEKRTELVAAKITQFLKATDRFSKTIVFCENVNHAERMRQALVNANADWAAANSKYVMRITGDNDEGKAQLDNFIDPESTFPVIATTSRLMTTGVDAQTCKLIVLDRRIASMTEFKQIIGRGTRINEDYNKLYFTIMDFKRATALFADPDFDGDPVQVYEPGPNDPPILPEEPPAPADPAQPEGVLINPIDAGLAVNGHRPTKYYVDDVEVIVVTERVQYLGADGKLITESLRDYTRKAVQKEYQSLSAFLTKWNAADRKHAIVEELAKRGVFLDELADQIGSNLDAFDLICHVAFDQPPLTRRERVDRVRKRNVFAKYGESVRAVLDSLLEKFADGGLNSLESMDILKVDPLSKYGTPIEILQIFGGKEFYLAAIQELEAQIYQEAA, encoded by the coding sequence ATGAATAAGAAAGAGCTCACTGAAGCCGACATTCGCACGAAGTTCATCACGCCCGCTCTTATAGAGCATGCCAAGTGGAACCTAATGACCCAGCTTCGTGAAGAAGTCTATTTCACTAAGGGGCGGGTAATTGTTCATGGCAAGACTGTCAGCCGTGGCGAAGCCAAGAAAGTGGACTACCTTCTTTACTACAAGCCCAATGTTCCGATTGCCGTCATTGAAGCCAAGGACAACAACCATGCTTTAGGCGATGGGATGCAGCAGGCTCTTGAGTATGCCGAGACGCTAGACGTCCCCTTCGCTTTTAGTTCAAATGGCGATGGCTTTCTCGAGCACGATCGCACGGCTACCGGTGGAGTGATAGAAAGAGAACTCTCAATAAATTCTTTCCCAACTCCGGATGAACTTTGGGCTCGGTATGCGGCTGCACGCGGTTACACTCCGGCCCAAGCTGCCATAGCATCCCAAGACTATTATGACGATGGCTCGGGGAAGAGCCCACGCTACTACCAACTCACCGCGATCAACCGGACGATAGACGCAATCGCATTGGGTCAGCATCGCATTCTCCTGGTCATGGCGACAGGCACGGGGAAAACCTATACCGCCTTTCAGATCATTTGGAGACTCTGGAAATCTGGAGCAAAAAAGCGAATCCTCTTCCTAGTAGATCGCAATATTCTTGCGGATCAGACCAAGACGAATGACTTCAAGCCATTCGGTCAGGCGATGACGAAGATCACAAATCGCACAGTCGACAAAGCGTTCGAGATTTATTTGTCGCTGTATCAAGCCGTTACGGGAACAGAAGATGAACAGAACATCTATAAGCAGTTCTCACCGGATTTTTTTGATCTCATCGTGGTTGATGAGTGCCATCGTGGGAGTGCAGCAGACGATGCAGCCTGGCGAAAGGTATTGGAATACTTTTCCACGGCAACTCAGATCGGCCTAACGGCTACTCCTAAAGAGACAGAGACGGTCTCAAACATCGAATACTTTGGGGATCCGATCTACACCTATTCCCTTCGCCAAGGCATTAGCGATGGCTTCCTCGCGCCCTACAAGGTCGTGCGAATCGGAACCGATAAGGATCTAGACGGTTGGCGGCCTGAGCGGGGCCAAACTGACAAGTACGGCTTGGAGATTGAAGATCGAGAATACAACGATCTCGATTTTGACCGAAACCTCATTCTCGAAAAGCGTACGGAGCTTGTCGCGGCCAAGATTACACAGTTTTTGAAGGCGACGGATCGTTTTTCGAAGACCATTGTCTTTTGCGAGAACGTTAACCACGCAGAGCGGATGCGACAAGCACTCGTGAACGCCAACGCGGATTGGGCAGCAGCAAATAGCAAATATGTTATGCGCATCACCGGAGACAACGATGAAGGCAAAGCTCAACTAGACAACTTCATCGATCCTGAATCCACGTTTCCAGTCATCGCAACCACCTCACGCCTCATGACCACGGGTGTGGACGCTCAGACCTGCAAACTGATCGTGCTCGACCGCCGTATCGCCTCAATGACCGAGTTTAAGCAGATCATTGGACGTGGTACGCGAATCAATGAGGACTACAACAAGCTCTACTTCACCATCATGGATTTCAAACGTGCGACCGCGCTCTTTGCCGATCCAGATTTCGATGGCGACCCCGTGCAAGTCTACGAGCCTGGCCCGAACGATCCTCCCATTCTTCCCGAGGAACCTCCAGCACCGGCCGATCCTGCGCAGCCCGAAGGTGTGCTGATCAATCCAATCGACGCTGGCTTGGCTGTAAATGGTCATCGGCCTACTAAGTACTACGTCGATGATGTTGAGGTCATCGTAGTCACCGAACGAGTACAGTACCTCGGTGCGGACGGCAAGCTGATTACCGAATCGCTCAGGGACTACACGCGCAAGGCAGTTCAAAAGGAATACCAGTCTCTGAGTGCTTTCCTCACGAAATGGAACGCGGCGGATCGCAAGCACGCCATTGTGGAGGAACTTGCAAAGCGCGGCGTGTTTTTAGATGAGCTCGCGGATCAGATCGGCAGTAATTTGGATGCCTTCGACCTCATCTGTCATGTTGCCTTCGATCAGCCGCCGCTCACCCGTCGAGAGCGCGTTGACCGAGTACGTAAACGAAACGTGTTCGCGAAATATGGTGAGAGCGTGCGCGCTGTACTAGATTCGCTCTTGGAAAAATTCGCAGACGGCGGACTGAACAGCTTGGAGTCAATGGACATTCTCAAGGTCGACCCGCTCTCAAAATACGGAACACCAATTGAGATTCTCCAGATCTTCGGCGGCAAGGAGTTCTATCTTGCTGCAATCCAGGAACTCGAAGCACAGATCTATCAGGAAGCAGCCTAA
- a CDS encoding helix-turn-helix domain-containing protein, with protein MSTGKNRLLVDLGMRIRERRVAKNWTQTDMAVYLGLNRGHISDIETGKREAGIITLQIIARGLDTTMSKLLEDL; from the coding sequence GTGTCCACTGGAAAGAACCGCCTTCTCGTCGATCTGGGAATGCGAATCCGCGAGCGGCGTGTCGCCAAGAATTGGACGCAAACAGACATGGCTGTCTATCTCGGTTTGAACCGCGGCCACATCTCCGACATCGAGACCGGTAAGCGCGAGGCCGGTATCATCACGTTGCAGATCATCGCCCGCGGACTCGATACGACGATGTCGAAATTACTCGAAGATCTCTAG
- a CDS encoding restriction endonuclease subunit S, which translates to MKLEIFFEKFDQFADAPDAVAKMRDLVLRLAMSAKLVEQDSNELNGSKVFNAIQEARAKQLNSPKTSLVAAKDWETAGDDCELPNSWHRCAISDVCDLKTGATPSTTEPRNFGGNTRWLLSGDINRGEIFECEGRITERGIANSNCKLIPEDSVLIALNGQGKTRATVALLRIEAALNQSLVAMIPYSRNHLLPEFLFWNLRSRYRAIREITGHEQRRGLNMKLVGMLSLPLPPVEEQKRIVARVEGLMALCERLEAQQKERERQHSALSHAAIARFYHSPSQANLNFLFHPSYSVSSTDLRKAVLSAGIQGHLSKLLAGIATWPRVTLNSICLQITDGEHATPQRVSEGIPLATAKNIRDGFLDLTKTDWVASDTAERCWRRCKPRHNDILMVCVGATTGRICLVQDPPDMVLVRSVALIRPNEKLVLPSYLELFLRSPEGQSLVWGNVKQSAQPCLYLGKINSFEMPLPTLEEQRHIVAKVDRLMILVNQLDTQLRSSQMEATQLLDAVIHELLHPTADIIDRASQRAAIGCYAIEHLSRNPSFGRVMLMKACYLAETHLGLPLGWRPMRQAAGPWDPWMQDFEGLGTRTDWFAVTEKIFNNGRSKIEYSPKKALKAKAEEAITVLGSQKAEFDRLLNLFADKKTEEAEIITTLFAAWNDFLIDGQIPTDDEVIHEVRENWHRSKERFSPALLRRWLAWMRSHSLTPKGHPPRTRQQLAFQLK; encoded by the coding sequence ATGAAACTGGAAATATTCTTCGAGAAATTCGACCAGTTCGCGGACGCCCCTGATGCAGTGGCAAAGATGCGGGACCTCGTTTTGCGCTTGGCAATGAGCGCTAAGCTCGTTGAGCAAGATTCAAATGAATTGAATGGTTCTAAAGTATTCAACGCAATTCAGGAGGCAAGAGCTAAGCAACTGAATTCCCCAAAAACCTCCTTGGTCGCGGCTAAGGACTGGGAAACCGCTGGAGATGATTGTGAATTACCAAACTCCTGGCATCGTTGCGCTATCAGCGATGTATGCGATCTAAAAACCGGAGCAACCCCAAGCACGACGGAGCCACGTAATTTTGGGGGTAATACGCGTTGGCTGCTTTCCGGAGACATCAATCGAGGAGAAATATTTGAGTGCGAGGGGCGCATTACCGAACGAGGGATAGCAAATAGCAATTGCAAGCTGATCCCAGAAGATTCTGTGTTGATTGCTCTGAACGGTCAAGGAAAGACCAGAGCAACTGTAGCACTCTTGAGAATCGAAGCTGCTTTGAATCAGTCTCTGGTTGCGATGATTCCTTATTCACGTAATCACCTACTCCCTGAATTTCTGTTCTGGAATCTGCGAAGCCGCTATCGTGCTATTCGTGAGATTACCGGGCATGAGCAACGTCGTGGCTTGAACATGAAACTCGTCGGAATGCTTAGTCTGCCACTTCCGCCAGTAGAAGAGCAGAAACGAATTGTGGCCAGGGTTGAAGGGTTGATGGCGCTGTGTGAACGGCTAGAGGCGCAACAGAAGGAACGGGAGAGGCAGCATTCCGCGCTGAGCCACGCAGCCATCGCTCGTTTTTACCATTCCCCTTCCCAAGCCAATCTCAATTTCCTCTTCCATCCCTCGTATTCCGTTTCCTCTACGGATCTCCGCAAAGCTGTCCTCAGTGCAGGCATTCAAGGACATCTTTCGAAACTTCTCGCAGGAATCGCAACCTGGCCTAGAGTCACTCTGAACAGCATCTGCCTTCAAATCACTGATGGTGAGCACGCCACTCCCCAGCGTGTCAGTGAAGGGATCCCTTTGGCGACAGCGAAGAACATTCGCGACGGATTTCTCGATTTGACCAAGACGGATTGGGTTGCTTCGGATACAGCCGAGAGATGCTGGAGGAGATGTAAACCCCGACATAATGACATATTGATGGTTTGTGTTGGAGCAACAACCGGACGGATCTGCCTGGTTCAGGACCCTCCAGATATGGTCTTGGTTCGTAGTGTTGCGCTAATCCGTCCGAATGAAAAACTCGTTTTGCCTTCTTATCTAGAGCTCTTCCTGCGGAGCCCCGAGGGACAGTCTCTAGTGTGGGGTAATGTCAAGCAAAGTGCGCAACCGTGCCTCTACCTTGGGAAGATCAACTCGTTTGAAATGCCTTTGCCCACACTCGAAGAACAACGTCACATAGTTGCCAAGGTCGACCGGTTGATGATCTTGGTCAATCAACTGGATACCCAGCTCCGCTCATCGCAGATGGAGGCGACGCAACTGCTCGATGCTGTGATTCATGAACTTCTGCATCCCACCGCTGACATTATCGACCGCGCGTCGCAGCGCGCAGCGATTGGCTGTTACGCCATTGAACACCTTTCACGAAATCCGAGTTTCGGTAGGGTGATGCTGATGAAAGCTTGCTACCTCGCGGAGACGCACCTGGGGCTACCACTGGGCTGGCGGCCCATGCGCCAAGCTGCCGGTCCTTGGGACCCCTGGATGCAGGACTTCGAGGGCTTGGGAACACGCACCGACTGGTTCGCGGTAACCGAGAAGATTTTCAACAATGGCCGCAGCAAGATTGAATACTCCCCAAAGAAAGCTCTGAAGGCCAAAGCTGAAGAAGCCATCACAGTCCTCGGCAGTCAGAAAGCCGAATTTGATCGCCTGCTGAACCTGTTCGCGGACAAGAAAACCGAAGAGGCAGAGATCATCACCACGCTCTTCGCTGCCTGGAACGACTTCCTCATCGATGGCCAGATACCAACCGATGACGAAGTCATCCATGAAGTTCGCGAAAACTGGCACCGCTCAAAGGAGCGATTCAGTCCAGCCCTGCTTCGGCGATGGCTTGCTTGGATGCGTAGCCATAGCCTGACGCCGAAAGGCCATCCCCCTCGTACCAGACAGCAATTAGCTTTTCAACTCAAGTAA
- a CDS encoding helix-turn-helix transcriptional regulator, producing MRKPAAAEHLRQQCVPIFAALGDATRLSLMSKLGEEGEQSIQSLTQSTSVTRQAVTKHLHVLERAGLVRCREQGRERHYGLAPNSLDSVRDYLEVIAQHWDETLLRLKAHAERK from the coding sequence ATGCGTAAGCCAGCGGCAGCCGAACATCTGCGCCAGCAATGCGTCCCCATCTTCGCAGCACTGGGCGACGCTACGCGGCTGTCATTAATGTCAAAGCTGGGCGAAGAGGGCGAGCAGTCGATCCAATCGCTGACCCAATCCACCAGCGTCACGCGGCAGGCCGTAACCAAACATCTGCACGTACTGGAACGCGCCGGTCTGGTGCGCTGCCGGGAGCAAGGCCGTGAAAGGCACTACGGCCTCGCCCCCAACTCGCTGGACAGCGTCCGCGATTACCTGGAGGTCATCGCCCAACACTGGGACGAAACCCTGCTGCGCCTCAAAGCGCACGCAGAACGCAAATAA
- a CDS encoding class I SAM-dependent DNA methyltransferase — protein MQNVSNIVKTIQDIMRKDAGTYGDAQRLEQLGWMFFLKIFDDREKELEVLRDNYKSPLPKHLRWCNWAADEEGMTGDGLLDFVNNALLPKLKLLTGGTDKITGLIRMTFEDANNYMKNGTLMRQVINKINGLDFNASDDRHMFGDIYEKLLKDLQSAGNAGEFYTPRAVTQFIVEQVNPRLSKRETVLDPACGTGGFLTCVIEHLRKQAKTAEDEAFLQDCFSGIEKKHLPHVLCTTNLLLHGIDVPSNVRHDNTLARPLRDWSPKERVDVIVTNPPFGGMEEDGIEANFPSEFRTRETADLFLVLLMKVLKPGGRAGLVLPDGTLFGEGVKTRIKEALLTECNLHTIVRLPNGVFNPYTGIRTNLLFFTKGQPTTETWYYEHPYPAGAKSYNKGKPIRIEEFEPERKWWKKRVEGEQAWRVSINQIKQGNYNLDLKNPNTLDVGPGDVDHLLPAYEKLLSHIAETRAALKQELHHALNATVGKDA, from the coding sequence ATGCAGAACGTTTCAAACATCGTAAAGACCATCCAGGACATCATGCGCAAGGACGCGGGTACCTACGGCGACGCGCAACGTCTTGAACAGCTTGGATGGATGTTTTTCCTTAAAATCTTTGATGACCGCGAAAAGGAATTAGAAGTCCTCCGTGACAACTACAAATCGCCTCTGCCGAAGCATCTGCGCTGGTGTAACTGGGCCGCCGACGAAGAAGGCATGACAGGGGATGGGCTTCTTGACTTTGTCAACAACGCGCTGCTTCCCAAACTCAAGTTGCTTACGGGAGGGACGGACAAGATCACGGGCCTCATCCGCATGACATTTGAGGATGCCAATAATTACATGAAGAATGGCACCCTCATGCGGCAGGTGATCAACAAGATCAATGGTCTTGACTTCAATGCCTCCGACGATCGCCACATGTTCGGTGACATCTATGAGAAGCTGCTCAAGGATCTTCAGTCTGCCGGTAACGCCGGTGAGTTCTATACGCCGCGTGCTGTCACCCAGTTCATCGTGGAACAGGTTAATCCACGCCTCAGCAAGCGGGAGACAGTTCTAGATCCAGCCTGCGGAACCGGTGGCTTCCTGACCTGCGTCATCGAGCATCTCCGCAAGCAGGCCAAGACCGCTGAAGATGAAGCCTTCCTTCAAGACTGTTTCTCGGGTATTGAAAAGAAGCACCTGCCTCATGTGTTATGTACGACGAATTTGCTGTTGCACGGCATCGATGTGCCGTCGAATGTCCGTCATGACAACACACTGGCGCGGCCGCTCCGTGATTGGTCGCCCAAGGAGCGCGTGGACGTCATCGTCACCAATCCTCCTTTCGGCGGCATGGAAGAGGATGGCATCGAAGCGAATTTTCCGTCGGAGTTCCGCACTCGCGAAACGGCGGACCTGTTTCTGGTGTTGTTGATGAAGGTTCTCAAGCCGGGCGGCCGCGCTGGCCTTGTGCTACCCGATGGCACACTCTTCGGCGAAGGCGTGAAAACACGCATCAAGGAAGCGCTGCTCACTGAATGCAACCTGCACACCATCGTTCGCTTGCCGAACGGCGTATTCAATCCCTACACAGGCATTCGTACCAATCTTCTCTTCTTCACTAAGGGCCAGCCGACCACAGAGACCTGGTATTACGAGCATCCTTACCCGGCCGGGGCCAAGAGCTACAACAAGGGCAAGCCGATCCGCATTGAAGAGTTCGAGCCGGAGCGAAAGTGGTGGAAGAAGCGAGTCGAAGGTGAACAGGCGTGGCGTGTCTCAATCAACCAGATCAAGCAGGGAAACTACAACCTCGACCTCAAGAATCCGAACACGCTGGATGTGGGCCCCGGCGATGTCGATCACCTGCTGCCCGCATACGAAAAGCTCCTCTCGCATATCGCGGAAACCCGTGCCGCTTTAAAGCAGGAACTGCACCATGCGCTCAATGCCACTGTTGGGAAGGACGCATGA
- a CDS encoding SRPBCC family protein — translation MQDCIDKEIFIEAPVSRVWQAVTSADEFSAWFGVKLESQFAEGAVMEGMITNPKYSHIRLKLTVETIEPETRFAYRWLPYALDPDVDYSSETPTTVTFHFTPSNGGTHLRVTECGFGKVPEWRRELAFKMNSNGWEQQVARIQRYVMTGSPDA, via the coding sequence ATGCAGGACTGCATCGATAAGGAAATTTTCATTGAAGCACCCGTTTCGCGGGTATGGCAGGCTGTGACCAGCGCCGACGAATTCAGCGCGTGGTTTGGTGTGAAGCTCGAGTCGCAGTTCGCCGAGGGCGCAGTGATGGAGGGCATGATCACCAACCCGAAGTACAGCCACATCCGCCTGAAGCTGACTGTCGAAACCATCGAGCCGGAAACGCGCTTCGCCTATCGCTGGCTTCCCTACGCTCTCGATCCGGATGTGGACTATTCCAGCGAAACACCAACCACCGTCACTTTCCACTTCACACCTTCAAACGGCGGAACACATCTGCGCGTCACGGAGTGCGGCTTTGGCAAAGTACCGGAGTGGCGCCGCGAGTTGGCCTTCAAGATGAACAGCAACGGATGGGAGCAGCAGGTAGCACGTATCCAGCGCTACGTCATGACCGGATCGCCCGATGCGTAA
- a CDS encoding SDR family oxidoreductase, with protein MRTVLVTGAAGFIGSHLVDALLARGERVRGLDNFATGLAENLAGVRDRIEFTEASLTDRDALAKAADGVDVIFHLAALPSVPRSVKDPRSSHVANIEGTFEVLEAARAAGVKRVVYAASSSAYGNQPGFPRVETMIPMPIAPYPVQKVAGEFYMKSYWQVYGLETVCLRYFNIFGPRQVPNSEYSGVMAKFILQLLQGEQPTIFGDGEQGRDFTYVANAVQANLLASDAPAEKVAGKIFNVACGERHTLNETYRVIAELLQSKVEPVHGPERRGDVKDSLASIEAARQAFGFNPQVSFEEGLKRTVAWYCEQLPKSS; from the coding sequence ATGAGAACGGTTCTGGTGACGGGCGCCGCCGGATTTATTGGTTCGCACCTGGTGGATGCGCTATTGGCACGCGGTGAGCGCGTGCGTGGGTTGGACAACTTTGCGACTGGGCTTGCGGAAAATCTTGCGGGCGTACGCGATCGCATTGAGTTCACGGAAGCATCGCTGACGGATCGCGATGCGTTGGCAAAAGCGGCTGACGGTGTCGATGTGATCTTTCATCTTGCCGCGCTTCCCAGCGTGCCTCGTAGCGTGAAAGATCCGCGCAGTTCGCACGTGGCGAATATTGAAGGAACGTTTGAGGTGCTTGAAGCTGCGCGTGCGGCAGGCGTGAAGCGCGTCGTGTATGCGGCGTCCAGTTCTGCGTATGGCAATCAGCCGGGATTCCCTCGTGTGGAGACGATGATTCCCATGCCCATTGCGCCCTACCCGGTGCAGAAGGTGGCGGGCGAGTTCTACATGAAGAGCTATTGGCAGGTGTATGGACTGGAGACGGTCTGCCTGCGCTACTTCAATATCTTTGGGCCGCGGCAGGTACCGAACTCAGAGTATTCCGGCGTGATGGCGAAGTTCATCCTGCAGCTGCTGCAAGGAGAACAGCCAACGATTTTTGGCGACGGCGAGCAGGGCCGCGACTTTACTTATGTAGCGAATGCAGTTCAGGCGAACCTGTTAGCAAGCGACGCCCCTGCGGAGAAGGTTGCCGGGAAGATTTTCAATGTTGCCTGTGGCGAGCGTCATACGTTGAACGAAACGTACCGCGTAATTGCTGAGCTTCTGCAATCCAAGGTGGAACCTGTCCACGGGCCTGAGCGTCGCGGCGACGTGAAAGATTCATTGGCAAGCATCGAAGCGGCTCGGCAAGCCTTTGGATTCAATCCACAGGTGAGCTTTGAAGAAGGCCTGAAGCGCACCGTCGCATGGTATTGCGAGCAGCTTCCCAAAAGCTCATAG